A window from Ignavibacteriota bacterium encodes these proteins:
- a CDS encoding YtxH domain-containing protein, which yields MSDENGMSKGLILGLLTGTIIGSVLGLLFAPKSGRELRGELKEKSDEFLNGAEEYLEQAKGKANSLINDGKKKSEKLISDAKEKVDSLLAEAEKIVHDAKSKTKEMVETGKEKFEKEGDKLKSAIKAGVETYKTERES from the coding sequence ATGAGTGATGAAAATGGAATGAGTAAAGGACTTATTTTAGGACTTTTAACCGGAACAATAATTGGGTCAGTATTAGGATTATTGTTTGCTCCAAAATCCGGACGTGAATTACGCGGCGAACTTAAAGAGAAATCGGATGAATTTCTAAATGGTGCTGAAGAATATTTAGAACAAGCAAAAGGAAAAGCTAACTCACTAATAAATGATGGAAAAAAAAAATCAGAAAAACTTATTTCTGATGCTAAAGAAAAAGTAGATAGTTTGTTAGCCGAAGCCGAAAAAATTGTTCACGATGCAAAATCGAAAACAAAAGAAATGGTTGAAACCGGAAAAGAAAAATTCGAAAAAGAAGGCGATAAACTAAAAAGTGCGATAAAAGCCGGCGTTGAAACATATAAAACAGAACGAGAATCTTAA